The following coding sequences are from one Dermacentor silvarum isolate Dsil-2018 chromosome 4, BIME_Dsil_1.4, whole genome shotgun sequence window:
- the LOC125945160 gene encoding uncharacterized protein LOC125945160 isoform X1 — protein MATLEGDAKKHRFAVGVVEILAFLVKEKPHFLGRLDVYPALITKDTEDGTILFAAFEGLELEALDLIGGFVLLMELYWVFNVKYSHKNKNVFALVEHFCGLPSSRPATLGTLQAISAIKKLQTLPEKE, from the exons ATGGCCACACTTGAAGGCGATGCTAAGAAAC ACCGCTTTGCTGTTGGAGTGGTCGAGATATTGGCCTTCCTGGTGAAGGAAAAACCACATTTTTTAGGAAGGCTG GATGTCTACCCGGCACTTATCACCAAGGACACTGAAGACGGAACAATTTTGTTTGCGGCATTTGAAGGGTTGGAATTGGAAGCCCTCGACTTGATAGGAGGATTTGTTCTGCTCATGGAACTTTACTGGGTTTTCAATGTAAAGTACAGTCACAAGAACAAAAATGTTTTTGCACTTGTTGAACATTTTTGTGGACTGCCATCATCAAGACCAGCAACACTTGGGACACTGCAGGCAATTTCAGCAATTAAGAAGCTGCAGACCTTGCCAGAGAAGGAATGA
- the LOC125945160 gene encoding uncharacterized protein LOC125945160 isoform X2 yields MLAHRFAVGVVEILAFLVKEKPHFLGRLDVYPALITKDTEDGTILFAAFEGLELEALDLIGGFVLLMELYWVFNVKYSHKNKNVFALVEHFCGLPSSRPATLGTLQAISAIKKLQTLPEKE; encoded by the exons ATGTTGGCAC ACCGCTTTGCTGTTGGAGTGGTCGAGATATTGGCCTTCCTGGTGAAGGAAAAACCACATTTTTTAGGAAGGCTG GATGTCTACCCGGCACTTATCACCAAGGACACTGAAGACGGAACAATTTTGTTTGCGGCATTTGAAGGGTTGGAATTGGAAGCCCTCGACTTGATAGGAGGATTTGTTCTGCTCATGGAACTTTACTGGGTTTTCAATGTAAAGTACAGTCACAAGAACAAAAATGTTTTTGCACTTGTTGAACATTTTTGTGGACTGCCATCATCAAGACCAGCAACACTTGGGACACTGCAGGCAATTTCAGCAATTAAGAAGCTGCAGACCTTGCCAGAGAAGGAATGA